The following coding sequences lie in one Arachis stenosperma cultivar V10309 chromosome 5, arast.V10309.gnm1.PFL2, whole genome shotgun sequence genomic window:
- the LOC130979034 gene encoding homoserine dehydrogenase isoform X1 — MKTIPLILMGCGGVGCHLLQHIVSCRSLHSSQGLCLNVLGVSDSKSLVVTEDSSNKGLDDKFLMELCRVKRDGGSLSKLGDLGDCRLFSHPELQERILELASQLGGKTGLVFVDCSASSNTVAVLKQVVDLGCCIVMANKKPLTSTMEDFEKLYAYPRRIRHESTVGAGLPVIASLNRIISSGDPVHRIIGSLSGTLGYVMSEVEDGKPLSQVVRAAKSLGYTEPDPREDLGGMDVARKALILARILGQRINMDTIQIESLYPKEMGPDVMSVEDFMNSGLPLLDKDIQERVEKAASNGNVLRYVCVIEGSSCEVGIQELPKNSPLGRLRGSDNVLEIYTRCYTSQPLVIQGAGAGNDTTAAGVLADIVDIQDLFP, encoded by the exons ATGAAGACTATCCCTCTGATTCTAATGGGCTGCGGAGGAGTTGGTTGTCACCTTCTCCAACACATTGTTTCCTGCCGCTCTCTTCACTCCTCACAG GGACTGTGCTTGAATGTTCTGGGAGTAAGTGATAGTAAATCTTTGGTGGTTACGGAGGATTCGTCGAATAAAGGATTGGATGATAAATTCTTGATGGAACTTTGCCGTGTCAAGCGTGATGGCGGCTCTCTATCGAAACTTGGTGATCTTG GAGACTGCCGGCTATTTTCTCATCCTGAATTGCAAGAAAGGATTCTAGAGCTTGCCTCTCAACTTGGTGGCAAAACAG GTTTGGTCTTTGTAGATTGTTCTGCAAGCTCAAACACGGTTGCGGTGCTAAAACAAGTTGTTGATCTGGGTTGTTGTATTGTTATGGCAAATAAGAAGCCTCTTACATCTACAATG GaggattttgaaaaactttacgCATATCCGCGACGTATCCGGCATGAATCAACT GTAGGTGCTGGTCTTCCTGTGATAGCATCCCTAAATCGCATAATCTCTTCAGGGGATCCTGTTCATCGCATTATTGGGAGTCTGAGTG GGACATTGGGGTATGTAATGAGCGAGGTTGAGGATGGAAAGCCATTGAGCCAAGTTGTGAGAGCTGCTAAAAGTCTTGGTTACACTGAACCGG ATCCGCGTGAAGACCTTGGTGGGATGGATGTTGCTAGAAAG GCTTTGATCCTTGCTCGAATACTTGGTCAACGAATTAATATGGATACTATTCAG ATTGAGAGTTTGTATCCAAAAGAAATGGGGCCTGATGTGATGAGTGTGGAAGATTTCATGAACTCTGGACTTCCATTGTTAGATAAAGACATTCAAGAGAGAGTAGAGAAGGCAGCCTCAAATGGAAATGTGCTTCGCTATGTTTGTGTAATAGAGGGCTCAAG TTGTGAAGTTGGAATTCAAGAGCTTCCAAAGAATTCTCCCTTAGGAAGGCTTCGAGGAAGTGATAATGTG TTGGAAATATACACTCGATGTTACACCAGCCAACCGTTGGTCATTCAGGGTGCTGGAGCTGGTAATGACACTACTGCTGCCGGTGTTCTTGCCGATATTGTGGATATCCAAGATCTGTTTCCTTGA
- the LOC130979034 gene encoding homoserine dehydrogenase isoform X2: protein MKTIPLILMGCGGVGCHLLQHIVSCRSLHSSQGLCLNVLGVSDSKSLVVTEDSSNKGLDDKFLMELCRVKRDGGSLSKLGDLDCRLFSHPELQERILELASQLGGKTGLVFVDCSASSNTVAVLKQVVDLGCCIVMANKKPLTSTMEDFEKLYAYPRRIRHESTVGAGLPVIASLNRIISSGDPVHRIIGSLSGTLGYVMSEVEDGKPLSQVVRAAKSLGYTEPDPREDLGGMDVARKALILARILGQRINMDTIQIESLYPKEMGPDVMSVEDFMNSGLPLLDKDIQERVEKAASNGNVLRYVCVIEGSSCEVGIQELPKNSPLGRLRGSDNVLEIYTRCYTSQPLVIQGAGAGNDTTAAGVLADIVDIQDLFP, encoded by the exons ATGAAGACTATCCCTCTGATTCTAATGGGCTGCGGAGGAGTTGGTTGTCACCTTCTCCAACACATTGTTTCCTGCCGCTCTCTTCACTCCTCACAG GGACTGTGCTTGAATGTTCTGGGAGTAAGTGATAGTAAATCTTTGGTGGTTACGGAGGATTCGTCGAATAAAGGATTGGATGATAAATTCTTGATGGAACTTTGCCGTGTCAAGCGTGATGGCGGCTCTCTATCGAAACTTGGTGATCTTG ACTGCCGGCTATTTTCTCATCCTGAATTGCAAGAAAGGATTCTAGAGCTTGCCTCTCAACTTGGTGGCAAAACAG GTTTGGTCTTTGTAGATTGTTCTGCAAGCTCAAACACGGTTGCGGTGCTAAAACAAGTTGTTGATCTGGGTTGTTGTATTGTTATGGCAAATAAGAAGCCTCTTACATCTACAATG GaggattttgaaaaactttacgCATATCCGCGACGTATCCGGCATGAATCAACT GTAGGTGCTGGTCTTCCTGTGATAGCATCCCTAAATCGCATAATCTCTTCAGGGGATCCTGTTCATCGCATTATTGGGAGTCTGAGTG GGACATTGGGGTATGTAATGAGCGAGGTTGAGGATGGAAAGCCATTGAGCCAAGTTGTGAGAGCTGCTAAAAGTCTTGGTTACACTGAACCGG ATCCGCGTGAAGACCTTGGTGGGATGGATGTTGCTAGAAAG GCTTTGATCCTTGCTCGAATACTTGGTCAACGAATTAATATGGATACTATTCAG ATTGAGAGTTTGTATCCAAAAGAAATGGGGCCTGATGTGATGAGTGTGGAAGATTTCATGAACTCTGGACTTCCATTGTTAGATAAAGACATTCAAGAGAGAGTAGAGAAGGCAGCCTCAAATGGAAATGTGCTTCGCTATGTTTGTGTAATAGAGGGCTCAAG TTGTGAAGTTGGAATTCAAGAGCTTCCAAAGAATTCTCCCTTAGGAAGGCTTCGAGGAAGTGATAATGTG TTGGAAATATACACTCGATGTTACACCAGCCAACCGTTGGTCATTCAGGGTGCTGGAGCTGGTAATGACACTACTGCTGCCGGTGTTCTTGCCGATATTGTGGATATCCAAGATCTGTTTCCTTGA